In Panicum virgatum strain AP13 chromosome 4N, P.virgatum_v5, whole genome shotgun sequence, a single window of DNA contains:
- the LOC120671016 gene encoding agamous-like MADS-box protein AGL61, with protein MAKELRPIDNEHQRRESFWNHRATLFGMANELYEEFGAHVAVIAFSPAGEPHAFGAPTVDSVLRTYFPAADGPPPNPTTHAPSPGAAAGVGAETAGEAAARVAGMRREVDETKVLVTEEWARVAAATEKVRAAQGAAQKQNWGEVDVEVLGEEELPVFMRALEMLKAEVQERIDAMASAQMSLPRERKQQ; from the coding sequence ATGGCCAAGGAGCTCCGCCCCATCGACAACGAGCACCAGCGCCGAGAAAGCTTCTGGAATCACCGCGCCACCCTATTTGGCATGGCTAACGAACTCTACGAGGAATTCGGCGCCCATGTCGCCGTCATCGCCTTCTCCCCCGCCGGCGAACCCCATGCCTTCGGCGCGCCGACCGTGGACTCCGTCCTCCGCACCTActtccccgccgccgacggGCCGCCTCCCAACCCCACTACCCATGCCCCTtcccctggcgccgccgccggcgtcggcgccgagACGGCGGGGGAGGCCGCGGCCCGTGTGGCCGGGATGAGGCGGGAGGTGGACGAGACCAAGGTTCTGGTCACGGAGGAGTGGGCGCGGGTGGCTGCCGCCACGGAGAAGGTCAGGGCGGCGCAAGGGGCCGCGCAGAAGCAGAACTGGGGGGAGGTGGACGTGGAGGTCCtcggggaggaggagctgcCGGTGTTCATGAGGGCGCTCGAGATGCTCAAGGCCGAGGTTCAGGAACGCATCGACGCGATGGCATCGGCCCAGATGTCGCTGCCGAGGGAGAGGAAGCAGCAGTAG